Proteins from a single region of Apium graveolens cultivar Ventura chromosome 7, ASM990537v1, whole genome shotgun sequence:
- the LOC141673785 gene encoding uncharacterized protein LOC141673785 gives MTGTQPADTVFPMDEDNTESSSSQGNKRKTRGPTLCSKLKEKFKNQKTECSLDFDEDGNPVGDMASQFASYVGTAARLHVNINIKSWDVVDEGLKDMIWEDIKMHWKLKADQIKKQVLEAVGKSWKDFKANLVRHFMRSGRNACETYPFINEDDWETFKTIHESAEFKEVSEKTKESQKHNKDPHFVGKGGYRGNRGKWRQDDPIASLDKTQSSIDPSILSTERSYDWVRARTKKNEDGSFYIPNDHTKEVFQKIGELQGQISDGLWTPCGHDDVLTRALGNKEHGGRVRGVGGRAKIKSVFGSQRSRQSGVVSMDELNTITQEITKKVREECQEMMNVQLRGIYDQLKHMGFTLPIDNFGQGENGTPPELVKSSCNSVDQPQNFLNIKVPTLCRLCVKHPDKGRVIVGRGQVFPLSREGDNFIHGIPITPNNVKVCVDEVLIEFQLTPLPVPCDEHETVGNAAGSFVQWPKDLVILGQEPEKKKGPKAPSRKLKKIASKESASPILKNQASHNDARLSERCRTLRFLIDNMPPESTTKAADKNVEVFKFHENVKDPIYITSEDVYEFLRLSWLNIPILQIFMMYTHKLCTDFKDNSFAFMCPSVLALARESKYQDATSRYICEVMKDAKEKRFILAPYIQSKHWMLLMYCVEESAVYLFDPLKQKRQIHVKTPWETAYKVATKYGCKKNNQNNLVWYDEVQCPQQKGGTECGYFVMKYMNEIIMLSRKDPKTKWKEVLGKGYTNEQIGEIRDIWADFFIREYM, from the exons ATGACTGGAACTCAACCTGCAGACACT GTATTTCCCATGGACGAGGATAATACTGAGTCAAGTTCAAGTCAAGGAAACAAGAGAAAGACCCGAGGTCCAACGTTGTGCtcaaaattaaaagaaaaatttaaaaatcaaaaaaCAGAGTGCAGCCTTGACTTTGACGAAGATGGTAATCCTGTAGGGGATATGGCATCCCAATTTGCGTCTTATGTTGGAACAGCTGCTCGATTACATGTCAATATAAATATCAAGAGTTGGGATGTAGTTGATGAGGGATTAAAGGATATGATTTGGGAAGATATTAAG ATGCACTGGAAATTAAAGGCTGACCAAATAAAAAAACAAGTGTTGGAAGCTGTAGGAAAGAGTTGGAAGGATTTCAAGGCGAATCTGGTTCGGCATTTTATGAGGTCGGGAAGGAACGCGTGTGAGACATATCCTTTCATCAACGAAGATGACTGGGAAACTTTTAAAACGATACATGAATCTGCCGAGTTTAAG GAAGTAAGTGAAAAAACAAAGGAAAGTCAAAAACACAACAAAGATCCACACTTTGTTGGAAAAGGTGGATATAGAGGAAACAGGGGCAAGTGGCGCCAAGATGATCCCATTGCTTCTTTAGACAAAACACAGTCATCCATTGATCCATCCATTCTATCGACTGAGCGTAGTTATGATTGGGTTAGAGCACGAACAAAAAAAAATGAAGATGGAAGCTTTTACATCCCTAATGACCATACTAAGGAAGTATTTCAGAAAATT GGAGAGTTGCAAGGGCAAATATCTGATGGTTTATGGACTCCATGTGGTCACGATGACGTGCTGACTCGTGCACTTGGGAATAAGGAACATGGCGGACGCGTTAGAGGGGTTGGAGGAAGAGCAAAAATCAAGAGTGTATTTGGATCACAAAGAAGCAGACAAAGCGGAGTTGTCTCTATGGATGAGTTAAATACAATTACACAAGAAATTACCAAGAAAGTGAGAGAGGAGTGCCAAGAAATGATGAATGTCCAACTGCGAGGGATATATGATCAGTTGAAGCACATGGGTTTCACACTTCCAATTGATAATTTTGGGCAGGGAGAGAATGGTACACCACCAGAATTGGTTAAAAGTAGTTGCAATTCTGTGGATCAACCACAAAACTTCTTAAATATCAAG GTTCCAACTTTATGTCGCTTATGTGTTAAACACCCGGACAAAGGAAGGGTCATCGTGGGAAGGGGGCAAGTTTTTCCATTAAGCAGAGAGGGTGATAATTTTATTCATGGCATCCCAATTACACCAAATAATGTGAAAGTATGTGTCGATGAAGTTCTAATCGAATTTCAGCTTACTCCTCTTCCGGTGCCCTGTGATGAACATGAGACTGTAGGCAATGCAGCTGGGAGCTTTGTTCAATGGCCAAAAGATCTTGTTATCTTGGGGCAg gAACCCGAGAAGAAAAAGGGTCCTAAGGCACCTTCTCGAAAACTGAAAAAGATCGCTAGTAAAGAGTCAGCATCCCCGATTCtcaagaatcaagcttctcataaCGATGCCAGATTAAGTGAAAGGTGTCGAACTTTACGTTTCTTGATTGATAATATGCCTCCGGAATCTACTACTAAAGCTGCTGATAAAAATGTGGAGGTGTTTAAATTTCATGAAAATGTTAAAGATCCGATATATATAACCAGCGAGGATGTCTACGAGTTTTTGAGATTAAGTTGGCTTAATATACCTATTCTGCAGATTTTTATGAT GTACACTCACAAGTTGTGCACGGATTTCAAAGATAATTCATTTGCATTCATGTGTCCATCTGTATTAGCATTGGCGCGTGAATCTAAGTATCAAGATGCTACATCTAGATACATATGTGAGGTTATGAAAGATGCTAAGGAGAAACGTTTTATCCTAGCACCATACATTCAAAG TAAGCATTGGATGTTGCTTATGTATTGTGTTGAAGAAAGTGCTGTATACTTGTTTGATCCGCTAAAGCAAAAACGACAAATACACGTGAAGACTCCTTGGGAAAC GGCATATAAAGTTGCTACTAAATATGGTTGTAAGAAGAATAATCAAAATAACCTGGTCTGGTACGATGAAGTTCAG TGCCCTCAACAAAAAGGAGGTACTGAGTGTGGTTATTTTGTGATGAAATACATGAATGAGATAATCATGTTATCTCGTAAAGACCCTAAAACTAAGTGGAAGGAG GTTCTTGGAAAAGGATACACAAACGAGCAAATTGGAGAAATTCGAGATATTTGGGCAGATTTTTTTATTCGTGAATATATGTGA
- the LOC141673786 gene encoding uncharacterized protein LOC141673786: protein MASLSSSTERTETDPVDAQVVAPVSEQILPPLPPEPAPEIPLPPEWEDLEPQIPMPPVEIPEMPPMEPEAEPPVYAPMEQPVLFPAPLAIYAPVPGVYQFPQPEFIDEIVVDGPLPSRGSSTDLHEHHTVTYQRFQAEREERIRWQNQCREILGLYETQTDGPVRALRPDYILRERLHHIHRVSSQQLTDLRQQDLSAETAYRRALGFTEAVLEAMFRSSILESIDTGFVEFGFGFCLAGKAAPPPLLSVV from the exons atggcttctttatcatcatctacggagaggaccgagacagatccagtggatgcacaggtagtagccccagtgtcagagcagatcttacctccattgccacctgagccagcaccagagataccacttcccccggag tgggaggatttagagcctcagattcctatgccaccagtcgagattccagagatgccaccgatggagccagaggcagagccgcctgtgtatgcgcctatggagcagcctgtcttatttcctgccccattagccatttatgcacctgttccgggagtttatcagtttcctcagccggagtttatagatgagatcgtggtagatggaccattaccttctcgaggttccagcactgatcttcatgagcatcataccgtgacttaccagcgctttcaggcagagagggaggagaggattagatggcagaaccagtgtagagagatccttggattgtatgagacacagacggatggtcctgtcagagcattacgaccggattatatactgagagagagactacatcatattcaccgggttagttcgcagcagcttactgatttgagacagcaggatcttagtgcggagacagcatatcgcagagcattgggatTTACCGAGGCAGTGttagaggca ATGTTTAGATCGTCGATTTTGGAGTCGATTGACACCGGTTTTGTCGAGTTTGGCTTCGG